GTAGATTCACCAATTTTCCCATCTCCTCAGGCAACTCAGTAAGAGCAACACAATAAGATAACAACAAGGTCTGTAGATTGTAGAGCTTGCATATTGCAGGAGGCAACCTTTCAATTCGAGTGCAAGATAGATCTAGGTATCGCAAATGCTTTAAATCACCAATAGAATTCGGCAAAACAGTGATATTCCTGTAGTCTGACAGTGATAACACCCGCAACTGTTTCAATGCTAGCAACAACTCATGCAATACCCCATTCGCTAGGTAATGGCCGGGGATCCGGGACTCAAATTCAAACGGTAATGCTGTGAGTGTACGGAAGCCTTTCAATCCATGAAGGGAATCAAGTTCGCCAAAATGGTTAAACATACTTTTATCATAAGATAAATGACGAATTTTGTTTAGATTTCCGAGTTGCATTTCATTGTCATGCCTCTTACAATATGGGAAAGAAACCATGGTTGCCAAATCGTTGATGAGGTCATGCATTTCAAAGTGTTCCCCATCCGCAGAACGTCGTATCAATGACCTTGCCACTAGTTCATCAAAGTATTCACCGCCTACTTCTTCAATGCTTTTCTCATTTTGGGACACAAACAAATCCCTGTGCCATCCATAGCTGAACTAACTTCTCTTTGTGCAGCTCTGAGTTCTTTGGGAAAATTGCACAATAAGCAAAGCATTGTTTCAAAGAAGCTGGAAGGAAATGATAGCTCAATAGAAGAGCTGGTTGCACATCCTCTTTTGTCAGATTCCAAAGGTTGCTAGTTAACACTTTATTCCAGTAATCATTTGATAAGTTTGTGCGAAGAACACCACCCAATGCAACTGCAGCTAATGGCAAGCCACCACACCTTTTGGCAAtttttcttccagtttgttTTAGGTTGGACTGCTCAGTGCATTTATGTGTTGCAAATGCATGTTTTGAAATTAAACTCCAACAATCTTCAATCACCAGTGGTTTTAGAGGGCAGGTCTGTGTAGCATTTACAACACTCACAACTCTTTCATGTCGTGTTGTAACAATGATTTTGCTTCCCAATTGGCCAACACAAAAAATTTGCATCAGATTGGTCCAATCAACATAACCTGCATTCCATATATCATCCAACACAAGCAGGAATCTTTTACCAGACAAGTTCTTTTGCAATTCTGCTCGCAAAGCATCGAAGTTAACCAAATTTGTTGCTGCAGATGTGATAGATTCAAGAAGAGATTTTGCCAGCTTGAAAACATCAAAATCTTTGGAAACAGATGCCCATGCTTTCACATCAAACTTTTCTCTAACTTGAGCATCATTGTATAGGAGTTTAGCAAGGGTTGTTTTTCCAAGTCCTCCCATGCCAACAATGGCAAGCACTCCTATTTTACTGCCACCATCAGTAACAGCGTCTTCTGACAGTAAATAATCTTTCAGATTCTGTTTTTCATCATCTCTGCCACATATAGTAGAATCATCCATAGCAGAATTTGTAGGTGTGGGACGCCAAACATTGCCAGAAACACCTTTTTTCAATGGAAGGTTGTGTGCTCTCTCTGCAAAATGCTCTAATTCTTCAAACAATTTCTGCATCTTAGAATTAATCTCTCGGTAAGACCACTTGAAAGCAGAGGAGAGGACCTTCCGCACCTAAGTTGCACAAAAACATGatcatttaaaataattgatatataGTGAaagaatgtaaaaaaaaatatcttttaatttatattaaataagtgAAATGTACACTTAATGATATATTAAAGAGTGGTACAAATATAATTTCTCATCATAACTCATTTAGTCGCTATAATCCTTGATAAACAAATTCAATGGAAGAACTTGATACGAGTATAGCTAAATGCAAGAAAGGAAGTGAGAGGCTTGCAACGTCAGCAAAAGAGGTTGCAACTAACTCGGGACAGATGGCAGCAGATCCTCAAATTCAAGGCCTCAGAAGAAGCGTGAGAAAGAGGTCAAATAGCAAGCTGTTGAGGGATTTCAGGCACTAGGCATATTGTggtattttcttctttctcaacCCTCTTTCTTTGGTCACTCTCATTCAGCTGCTACATAGAATTTTCCCTTCTATTTTCCTATTTTGTTATCTTCCCTTCCCAGTGCTGATTCCCACTTCCATATCTCAGGTTATAGATTCACCCTACTGCTGCAATCTGATTCAGCGAATtctgatttttctattttcttcaattttGACATAGTTACTGTTACACTGAAGAACTCTATCTTGTTTCTGTTCTTAGAGCTCAATCACTATGTGCTTGAATTCTTTCTGATTGTTCTTAGCTATTTTTGAACCCTAAATTTGTACTTCTGGCGTAATTACTCTATTCAATATACATACCATTTTCCTGTTTTTTGTTTAGAGCATCTATCACTCTATCATTTGGTGCTTTCATCGTGCCATGGCAGAAAACACGAGGCTCAAAACTTTGGAGGCGGAGCTGAAACGCTTGGGTCAGCGCATCGAGGAGGTTTCAGATGAGACTCGTGCTGAACGCGTGAGAGCCACAGAGGCTACGAGCTTGAAGTTTGACGCCATTCAATCCTCGTTGACGCAAATCATGCAAGAACAATCTCGATCTCGCTCTCCATCGAGGGGTTTCTCCCATGGTTCGAACTCTAGTCACGGGGTGGATAATGGGAATCGATTGGCTCAGCATAGCCGAGTGAAGTTTGATTTGCCCAAGTTTGATGGCTCAGATGCTCTGGGGTGGATATTCTCCATGGATCAATACTTTGAGTTTTTCAAAGTGCCAGACGATGAACAAATTGGGATCGCTGCAATCCACATGGTCGGGCCTACGATTCCGTGGTTTCAAATGTCTCAACGATCGGCCCAGTTTCGTTCTTGGACACAGTTGAAGAGAGCAATCGAATTGGAGTTTGGCCCTTCTCTTTTCGAATCGCCTAGAGAACTCCTCTTTAAATTGCAACAGCAAGGTACTGTAGGTGAATATTACGCTGCTTTTGTTGCCTTGGCTAATCGATCTCATATTGCACCTCCTGAGGCTTTGAAGGATTGTTTTATTGGTGGGTTACGCGCTGATATTCGCAGAGAAGTGAAGGCTCAGTGCCCTCCTTCGTTGATGCTCGCCTTGACCTTGGCTAGAATGCAGGAGGAGAAGTTTGCTTCGATTCCAAGAACCACCTATACTACGTCCTAACCTCGCTCGGTGAATCCTTCTTACTCGGGTTCCCAGCAGAATCGCAGTCTACCGAAGAGTCCTCTTCCACCTCTTCTTCCTACTCCTGCGCCTTGCTCAGCTTTACCTCCATCGAAGAACTCGGTTCGGAGGCTTTCCCCTGCTGAGATACAGAACAAGAGGGATAAGGGTTTGTGTTATTGGTGTGATGAGAAATTTTCAGCTACTCATCGCTGCGCCAATAAACAATACCTGCAACTTCACCTTGAATTGGATGATTCTATTGATGCTGACCCTGAAAATACAAATGACACTAATATTGATCTTACTTTGGAGGCTCTAGAACAGGAGGTTGCTGCCCATCATCTCTCTTACAATGCCATGCATGGCACTAGGGGACCTGCTATGATTAGATTCACTGCTGTTATTAATGGACATGAGGTGCACACGTTATTGGATGGGGGGAGCTCGGATTGCTTTATCCAACCCCGTATTGCCAAGTTTCTGAACTTACCAATTGAACCTGCTCCTGGTATTAAGGTCATGGTTggtaattttcaaattctgccAGTGAAAGGCGTGATTCCCAGTTTGGACATCACTATATCGGGCAATACCATCAGCATCCCTGAGGTCTTTGTTCTTCATGTTGCAGGGGGTGAGTTGGTCATTGGATCCAATTGGTTAGAATCTCTTAAAGCTCATATTGCTGACTATGATTCTTCCTTTTTGAGGTTTATGCATGATGGAAAATTTATCACAATTCAAGGGTACAAAACAGCTCCTTCGTCACAGGCTCAGTTCCATCATATTAGACGAATGCTCTCTACTGATGCACTAGCTGAGATGTTTACTTTGGAGGTCCAACATTCGACGGTGCCTGCAGCTCCACTATTGCAATTACCCGATTCACTTAACCCAGCTTTGGGCAAATTGCTTCAGCAATATGCGGGTGTATTCAATGTGCCTTCGGGTTTACCCCCTCAGAGGTCACAAGATCATGCAATTCCTTTAATTAAGGGTGTTGAACCAGTGAAGGCTCGCCCTTACCGTTACCCTCATCATTTGAAGTCTCAGATAGAATCAATGGTGAATGAGATGCTACAGGAGGGTATAATACAGCCTAGTAAGAGTCCGTTCTCTTCACCAATTCTCTTGGTTAAGAAAAAGGATGGCACGTGGAGATTTTGCACAGACTATAGAGATTTAAATGCCATCACTGTAAAGGATGGATTTCCAATTCCTACTGTCGATGAACTCTTAGATGAATTATTTGGGGCTAATATCTTTTCCAAATTGGATTTGCGTTCTGGCTATCACCAAATACTAGTCAACCCTGATGACAGATTCAAGACTGCTTTTCGAACACATCAAGGATTATATGAATGATTGGTTATGCCATTCGGCCTCATCAATGCTCCTGCTACATTTCAGAGCTTAATGAATGAGGTGTTTAAGCCTTACCTTCGAAAATTCGTGCTTGTCTTCTTTGATGATATACTAATCTATAGTGATGGATTTACTAAGCATCTTGAGCACTTGGAAGTGGTCTTAAAGCTGTTGCAACAGGAGTCTCTCTTTGCCAAACTATCCAAGTGTACTTTTGGTTCATCCGAAGTGAATTACTTGGGACATACGATAAGGGGAGGTGGAGTACATATGGAAATGGCTAAAGTGCAGGCTATTATGGATTGGCCACAGCCCACCAATGTTAAACAGCTTAGAGGGTTCCTTGGCCTTACTGGATACTACAGAAGATTCATTCAAGGCTACGCTTCCTTGGCTTCTCCTTTAACAGATCTGCTAAAGAAGGATGCTTTTGTATGGAGTACAGAAGCTTCTGAGGCTTTAACTCAACTTAAAAAGGCTATATGCTCAAAATCGGTGCTGTAATTGCCCAATTTTGATTTACCATTTGAGGTTGAAACTGATGCTTCGGGTTTGGGAATAGGTGCAGTTCTATTGCAACAAAAACATCCAATAGCATTTTTTTCCAAGAAGCTTCCCCCAACTCTGCAGAAACAATCAGCTTATGTTCGGGAATTTTATGCCATCACTGAAGCGTTGGCAAAATTTCGACATTATTTACTAGGAAAGAAATTTATATTGCGTACAGATCATCAAAGCCTTAAGGCGCTGCTTGAGCAGGACCTACACACTCCAGAACAACACAAATGGATGCACAAGCTATTGGGATATGACTTCGAGATTCACTACAAATCTGGTGCTGAGAATGTGGCTGCAGATGCCCTTTCGAGGAGTTTCCTTGGGCTTGGTTTGCACCACGAGCTGATTGGCTGAGGCAGTTGAAAGAGGACTTAGCTCAAAATCCTGATCTTCAAGTACTGATGGAAAAGTGTAGTAATCACACTTTGGGGGATTTAAATTACTCAGTCCATAATGACCTTCTTTTGTGGAGGAATAGATTGGTGATACCTACAACTAGCTCCTTGATACCTAAAATTTTGCATGAGTACCATGATAGTGTTATTGGAGGTCATGCTGGCATAGCAAAGACCGTGGAGCGAATTTGTGCAATCTATTATTGGCCCAACATGCAACGAGACATTAGGCGTTATGTTCTAAACTATTGTGTTTGTCAGCAAGCTAAGGTGGACACCAAGGCCCCGGCGGGGTTactcaaaccattaccagtTCCCTCACAGGTTTGGGAGGATATTGCAATAGATTTTATCACTGCATTACCACTGGCAGCAGGGAATTCAGTAATTATGATGGTTGTTGATAGACTAACCAAATATGCTCATTTTCTTCCTTTAAAACATGATTTCAATAGCAAATCAGTGGCAGATATATTCATCAACAATGTGGTTAAGCTTCATGGTTTTCCAAGTTCTATTGTTTCTGATCGAGACCGGGTTTTCATTAGCAAATTCTGGCAGCACCTATTTCGAAGTCAAGGAACCACATTAGTAATGAGTTCTGCTTATCACCCACAAACGGATGGACAGAGTGAGGTATGTAATAGGACATTGGAGATGTATTTACGTTGCTTTTGTTCTGA
The genomic region above belongs to Arachis duranensis cultivar V14167 unplaced genomic scaffold, aradu.V14167.gnm2.J7QH unplaced_Scaffold_165934, whole genome shotgun sequence and contains:
- the LOC110272406 gene encoding putative disease resistance RPP13-like protein 1 codes for the protein MAAAIVGEALLSAAVEALVGKITTEISEFYRSKKLDESLLKKLNVTLLSLHAFLNDAEEKQISNPAVKLWMDELTQALFDADDFIDDIATEALRRKVEARYHQSATDKVRKVLSSAFKWSYREINSKMQKLFEELEHFAERAHNLPLKKGVSGNVWRPTPTNSAMDDSTICGRDDEKQNLKDYLLSEDAVTDGGSKIGVLAIVGMGGLGKTTLAKLLYNDAQVREKFDVKAWASVSKDFDVFKLAKSLLESITSAATNLVNFDALRAELQKNLSGKRFLLVLDDIWNAGYVDWTNLMQIFCVGQLGSKIIVTTRHERVVSVVNATQTCPLKPLVIEDCWSLISKHAFATHKCTEQSNLKQTGRKIAKRCGGLPLAAVALGGVLRTNLSNDYWNKVLTSNLWNLTKEDVQPALLLSYHFLPASLKQCFAYCAIFPKNSELHKEKLVQLWMAQGFVCVPK